The DNA region GACGGCCGGCGCGGTCACGCAGGCGCAGAGCGAAGCGGCGGCGATCGAGGCGACGGCGAGGAAGGTGCGCATCGGGGTGTTCTCCGGGTGAAGTACGCCCGGAGTACAACCGATCCCACGCCCCGTGCGCAAGATGGCACCCCCTACCGCCTCCACCTCCCCGCCTCGACGAACGAGTAGTACCCGCCCGCCGCCACGATGACGTGGTCGCGGGCGAGCACGCCGACGAGGTCGGCGGCGGCGCGGAGCCGGGCGGTCAGGTCCACGTCGTCGGGGCTGGGGGTGGGATCGCCGCTCGGGTGGTTGTGCACGAACACCACCCCGTGCGCGCCCTCCCGCACCGCGGGGCGGAGCGCGTCGCGCGGGGAGACCGGGCACTGCGAGAGCGAGCCCTCCGCCACCTGCACCGCCCGGAGCAGCCGCCCGCGCACGTCGAGCAGCACCACGTGGAAGCCTTCGCGCTCGGCGTGGGCGGCGTGGCGGAGGAGCTCGTGGACGGTGCGAGGGTCGAGGCAGCGTTCGCCGCGCCGCGGCGGGGACCAGGCGCCGCGCCGGCCCAGCTCGAACGCCGCCGCGAGGGCCGCCGCGCGGGCGACGCCGATGCCGGGCCAGGACGCGAGCGCGTCGGGTGGCGCCCAGGCCAGCTCGGCGAGCGGCAGCGCCTCGACCAGCGAGAGCGCGGCGGCCCGCGCGGAGACGCGGCCGGTGCCGGTGCCGAGCACGAGGGCGAGGAGCTCCGCGTCGGAGAGCGCGCGCGGGCCGGCGGCGAGGAGCCGCTCGCGCGGGCGGTCGGTCGGCGAGGAGGGGGTGGACGACGAGGCGTCGGCAGGCGCGTCGGAGGCGGCGGTCATGGCGGAGCGCGCTGGAGCAACCGCCGTGCCCGGCGGTCGCGCCCGGATGCTGCACGCCTGCGCAGGCGGGGCGCCCAGGCCCATCCGACGGAGGGCTCGCGCCCGGACCGCGGGTGCGCGGCGCGGCCGGTGCCGACGCGGCCGCCGCGGCGCGGCAAGCTCGCCGGGTCCGCCATCTGCACGGCCCGGTCGAGGCGAGGCCTGGCCGCGGAGTGACCCGGAGGAGCGGGCTCGGGTATCCTCGGCGGCCATGCTCGATCACCGCAAGACCGCCCCCGCCGCGCTCGCCGCGGCAGCCCTCGTCCTCTCCCTGCCCGGCGCGGCCGACGCCTGCACCAGCATCCTCGTCTCGAAGGGCGCGAGCGCAGACGGCTCCACCTTCATCACCTACGCGGCGGACTCGCACGACCTCTACGGCGACCTCCCGCTCCGCCCCGCCGCGCAGCACGCGCCGGGCGCGCAGCGCGAGATCATCGAGTGGGACACCGGCAAGTTCCTGGGCCGCATCCCGCAGCCGGCCGTCACCTACCACGTGGTCGGCAACATCAACGAGCACCAGGTCGCCATCGGCGAGACCACCTTCACCGGCCGCAAGGAGCTGCAGGATCCGGAGGGCCGGATCGACTACGGCTCGCTCATGTACATCGCGCTGGAGCGCGCCCGCACCGCCCGCGAGGCGATCCAGGTGATGACGGACCTCGTGGCCGAATACGGCTACGCCTCCACCGGCGAGTCCTTCTCCATCTCGGATCCGAACGAGGCCTGGATCCTCGAGATGATCGGCAAGGGGCCGAAGCGGAAGGGCGCGGTGTGGGTGGCCCGCCGCATCCCGGACGGCTACGTGTCGGCGCACGCGAACCACGCGCGCATCCGGCAGTTCCCGCTCGACGAGCCGAAGACCACGCTGTACGCGAAGGACGTCATCTCGTTCGCCCGCGAGAAGGGCTGGTTCAAGGGGAAGGACGCCGAGTTCAGCTTCGCCGACGCCTACGCGCCGCTCGACTTCGGCGCGCTGCGCGCCTGCGACGCGCGGGTGTGGAGCGTGTTCCGCCGCGTGGCGCCGGGGCAGCCGCTGCCGTCCTCGATGGTGAAGGGCCAGGACCCGAAGGCCGAGCGCGTGCCGCTGTGGGTGAAGGCCGAGAAGCCGCTCGCGGTCCGCGACGTGATGGCGCTCATGCGCGACCACTTCGAGGGCACCGAGCTCGACCTGTCGAAGGGCGTGGGCGCCGGTCCGTTCTCGCTGCCGTACCGGTGGCGGCCCATGACGTTCAAGGTGGACGACCAGGAGTACCTGAACGAGCGGGCCATCTCGACGCAGCAGACCGGCTTCTCGTTCGTGGCGCAGTCGCGCGCCACGCTGCCGGCGGCGGTGGGCGGGGTGCTCTGGTTCGGCGTGGACGACACGTACAGCACCGTCTACGTGCCGATGTACTGCTCCATCCACGAGGTGCCGCGCAGCTTCGCGGTGGGCACCGCGGACTTCAAGACGTTCAGCTGGGACTCGGCGTTCTGGGTGTTCAACTTCGTGTCGAACTGGGCCTACTCGCGCTACTCCGACATGATCCAGGACGTGAAGCAGGTGCAGGGCGAGCTGGAGGGCGGGTTCCTCTCGCGGCAGGCGGAGCTGGAGAAGGCCGCCCTGACGCTCTACAAGGACTCGCCCGGCCTCGCCCGCGACTACCTCACCCGCTACTCGGTCAGCCAGGGCGACATGGTCACGGCCCGGTGGCGCAAGCTGGGCGAGTCTCTGATGGTGAAGTACCTCGACGGCAACGTGCGCGATGCGCAGGGCAACGTCACGCACCCGGACTACCCGGAGGGCTGGCGCCGGCGCATCGCGGCCGAGGACGACGGCATCCTGCGGGTGCCGAAGGAGCCGCAGAAGGTGGCGCAGTAGCGGACGGGGCCGCTCGCCCTTCGACTCCGGCGGGCCTGGGGCCCGCCTACGCTCAGGGTGAGCGGATTGATCTGCTCACGCCGAGCGTAGGCCGGGCCCCTCGACTCCGATCCGCTCATCCCGAGCGTAGGCCGGGCCCCTCGACTCCGATCCGCTCATCCCGAGCGTAGGCCGGGCCCCTCGACTCCGGGCCGCTCTGCGGCCCTACGCTCGGGGTGAGCGGAGGCGACTGGGGCACGGCCGGAGTCGAGGGACGCTCGGGGTGAGCGGAGGCGACTGGGGCACGGCCGGAGTCGAGGGACGCTCGGGGTGAGCGGGCACCCCCACGGCCGCGCGGAGTCGAGGGAGGAGCTACTTCCCCGCCTGCTTCGGGGCGGCCTTCACCAGCTCCGCCTCGATCTCGATCTTCACCTCGTCGCCGACCACCGGGCCGGCCTCCACCGTCTTCGACCAGTTCAGGCCGAAGTCGCGGCGGTTCACCATCGTCGTGGCGACGAGGCCGCGGCGCAGGTTGCCGCCGGGATCCTTGATGGCGCTGGTGGGGCCGAGCACCTCGAGCACCACCGGCTTCGTCACGCCCTTCATGGTGAGGTCGCCGGTGACCTTCAGCTTCCCCTCCCCGATCTTCTCCACCTTGGTGGACTTGAAGGTGAGGGTCGGGTACTTCGCCACGTCGAAGAAGTCGGGCGACTTGAGGTGCGCGTCGCGGTCCGGCACGCGGGTGTTGAGCGTGGTCGCGTCGATGGTCGCCTCGACCGACGACTTCGCGAGGTCCTTCTCGTCCAGCTTCACCGCCCCGGTGGTCTTGCCGAACTCGCCGCGGACGTTCGTGATCACGAGGTGACGGACGGTGAAGCTGGAGAGCGTGTGCGCCGGGTCGATGTTCCAGGTGTCGGCCTGCGCGTGCGCGAGCGCCGGGACGGCGAGCGCGAGGAGGACGGGGAGGAGTCGCTTCATGGTGCGGTTCCTTTCGGGACGCGCCGGGGATCCGGACGCGAGGTCCGCCCGGTCGTCTAACCGCGCCGCTGCCGGGGTCAACGAGGGCGCCCCACGGGGGCCGCGCTAGAACCGCGCGCCCAGCCCGCCCATCAGGCCGAGCTGGTCCTCCTGCTCGAACGTCAGCTCGCCGGCGAGGAACATGGGGCCGAGCTCGAGCCGGGCCCCGAGCCCGACCTGGAACCACGCCCTCCAGCCGTCGCGCTTCGCGCTGCCGACGCCGAACGTGATCGCCGCGTCGAGCCCGCGGTGCGTCTCGAACCGCTGGGAGATCCGCGCCAGGACCACCGGCGTCCACTCGCGCGTCGCGTCCGGAAGGTGCCGGTAGCCGTAGCCGGCGATGCTCAGGTCGAGCGTGGAGAAGGAGTAGCCGGCCTCGCCGCCGAGCCGCGAGCCGGAGCTGCCGTTGCCGCCGGCGTCGATTCCCGCGCCGCCCCAGGCGGTGAGGAAGAAGCGGTTCGGCCTGCCCTCGTCGTCGTGCTCCTCCTCCTCGGGCGCGTCGTCCCAGTCGCCGTCCTGCGCGACGGCCAGCGCCGGGAATGCACTTCCGAGCAGGGCGGCGAGGAGGAGGGCGCGCACGCGCGGATGATAGGCGAGCGGCGAGGCGGGCCGCCAGCAGCGCGGGGCGGCCCTCGCGTGACACCGGGTCAAGCCCGCAGGAACCGCTCCAGCAGCCGGTACCCGCGCTCGAGCGCGGCGATCTCGACCCACTCGCCGCGCTGGTGCGCCTGCGCGGTGGCGCCGGGGCCGAGGTTCACCGCCGGGATGCCGTGCGCGGCGAGGCGGGCCACGTCGGTCCAGGCCTGCTTCGGCTCGGCGGCGACGCCGGTGCGCTCGAGCAGCCGGCGCACCAGCGGGTGGTCGGCGTAGGCGGGGCACGCGGGGGAGAGGTCGGTCAGCTCCACCTCGGCGCCGACGCGCTCGCCGAGCGCGCGCAGCTCGGCCGAGGCCTGCTGGAGCGTGCGGTCGGGCGCGAAGCGGTGGTTCACGTTGAGCGTGCAGCGGTCCGGCACCACGTTGCGCGCGCGCCCGCCCTCGATGCGGGTGACGCTCGTCACCTCGCGGAACACGAGGCCCCCGGAGACCGCCTCGCGCGGCGCGCGGGCGTGCAGCTCGGCGAGCAACGCGCCGGCCCGGTGCACCGCGTTCTCGCCCTGCCACGGCCGCGCGGAGTGCGCGGCCCGCCCCTCGAACGTGAACGTCGCGTGGATCGAGCCGACGCAGCCGAGCTGCAGCACGTTGTCGGTCGGCTCGAGGCAGATCGCGAGCTCGGTGCCGGCGAGCTCGTCGGCGGCGTGGAGCACGTCGGCGAGCTCGTTCTCGAGGTACGGCCCCTCCTCGCGCGCGTAGAACACCAGCATGAGCTCGCAGAAGCGCTCGGCGCGCGGCAGCCGCTCGGCCACCTCCATCATGAGCGCGAGGCCGCCCTTCATGTCCGAGCTGCCCGGCGCGACCAGCCGCCCGCCCTCGCGGTGCGGCCCTCCGCGGTCGTCCTCGTGCACCGGCACGGTGTCGAGGTGGCCGCAGAGCGCCACCCGCGGCCGGCCCTCGCGCGCCGCCTCCGCGCCGGCGCCGGCGTCCACCTGGACCACGAGCGAGTCCTTCACCCGGCGGACGCCGAGCCCGAGCGCCCGCGCCCAGGCCTCGACCTGGTCGCAGAGCGCGCGCTCGTGGCCGATGGGCGAGAGCACGCCGCACAGCGCCTCGGTGCGGCGCGCCAGCGCCTCGGCCAGCTCGGCGGTCGCCGGGTCCATGGGCGGCCTAGACCTGCACCTCGAAGTCGCGCAGCGCCTGGTTCAGCGAGACCTTCTTGTCGGTCGCGGCGCTGCGGCGGCCCACGATGAGCGCGCAGGGGATGTTGAACGTGCCCGCCGGATACTGCTTCGGGCGCGTGCCGGGGATCACCACCGAGCGCGCCGGGACGCGGCCCTTGTAGACCACCTGCTCCGGCCCGCTCACGTCGATGATGGGCGTGGACGCGGTGATGACGACGTTCGCGCCGAGCACGCAGTCCTCCTCGACCAGCACGCCCTCGACGAGGATGCAGCGGCTGCCGATGAAGCAGCCGTCCTCGATGATGTTCGGCCGGGCCCCGGGCGGCTCGAGCACGCCGCCGATCCCGACGCCGCCGGCGAGGTGCACGTTCGCGCCGACCTGCGCGCAGGAGCCCACGGTGGCCCAGGTGTCCACCATCGAGTTCGCGCCCACGCGCGCGCCGATGTTCACGAAGCCGGGCATGAGCACCGCGCCCGGCTCGAGGTGCGAGCCGAAGCGGGCGATGCCGCCCGGCACCAGCCGCACGCCGGCCTTCTCGAGATCCTTCTTGAGCGGGATCTTGTCGCGCGTCTGGAACGGCCCGAAGTCGGTCGTCTCCATCCCGGTGATGCCGAAGTAGAGGTTCACCGCCTGCATCAGCCAGGCGTTC from Anaeromyxobacter dehalogenans 2CP-C includes:
- the radC gene encoding RadC family protein, which encodes MTAASDAPADASSSTPSSPTDRPRERLLAAGPRALSDAELLALVLGTGTGRVSARAAALSLVEALPLAELAWAPPDALASWPGIGVARAAALAAAFELGRRGAWSPPRRGERCLDPRTVHELLRHAAHAEREGFHVVLLDVRGRLLRAVQVAEGSLSQCPVSPRDALRPAVREGAHGVVFVHNHPSGDPTPSPDDVDLTARLRAAADLVGVLARDHVIVAAGGYYSFVEAGRWRR
- a CDS encoding YceI family protein; this encodes MKRLLPVLLALAVPALAHAQADTWNIDPAHTLSSFTVRHLVITNVRGEFGKTTGAVKLDEKDLAKSSVEATIDATTLNTRVPDRDAHLKSPDFFDVAKYPTLTFKSTKVEKIGEGKLKVTGDLTMKGVTKPVVLEVLGPTSAIKDPGGNLRRGLVATTMVNRRDFGLNWSKTVEAGPVVGDEVKIEIEAELVKAAPKQAGK
- the dapE gene encoding succinyl-diaminopimelate desuccinylase — its product is MDPATAELAEALARRTEALCGVLSPIGHERALCDQVEAWARALGLGVRRVKDSLVVQVDAGAGAEAAREGRPRVALCGHLDTVPVHEDDRGGPHREGGRLVAPGSSDMKGGLALMMEVAERLPRAERFCELMLVFYAREEGPYLENELADVLHAADELAGTELAICLEPTDNVLQLGCVGSIHATFTFEGRAAHSARPWQGENAVHRAGALLAELHARAPREAVSGGLVFREVTSVTRIEGGRARNVVPDRCTLNVNHRFAPDRTLQQASAELRALGERVGAEVELTDLSPACPAYADHPLVRRLLERTGVAAEPKQAWTDVARLAAHGIPAVNLGPGATAQAHQRGEWVEIAALERGYRLLERFLRA
- a CDS encoding 2,3,4,5-tetrahydropyridine-2,6-dicarboxylate N-succinyltransferase, encoding MSDWNDVRKLIEGAFEDRARLQDPQAKAAVVKALHGLDRGELRVAEKKDGEWKVNAWLMQAVNLYFGITGMETTDFGPFQTRDKIPLKKDLEKAGVRLVPGGIARFGSHLEPGAVLMPGFVNIGARVGANSMVDTWATVGSCAQVGANVHLAGGVGIGGVLEPPGARPNIIEDGCFIGSRCILVEGVLVEEDCVLGANVVITASTPIIDVSGPEQVVYKGRVPARSVVIPGTRPKQYPAGTFNIPCALIVGRRSAATDKKVSLNQALRDFEVQV
- a CDS encoding dipeptidase; this translates as MLDHRKTAPAALAAAALVLSLPGAADACTSILVSKGASADGSTFITYAADSHDLYGDLPLRPAAQHAPGAQREIIEWDTGKFLGRIPQPAVTYHVVGNINEHQVAIGETTFTGRKELQDPEGRIDYGSLMYIALERARTAREAIQVMTDLVAEYGYASTGESFSISDPNEAWILEMIGKGPKRKGAVWVARRIPDGYVSAHANHARIRQFPLDEPKTTLYAKDVISFAREKGWFKGKDAEFSFADAYAPLDFGALRACDARVWSVFRRVAPGQPLPSSMVKGQDPKAERVPLWVKAEKPLAVRDVMALMRDHFEGTELDLSKGVGAGPFSLPYRWRPMTFKVDDQEYLNERAISTQQTGFSFVAQSRATLPAAVGGVLWFGVDDTYSTVYVPMYCSIHEVPRSFAVGTADFKTFSWDSAFWVFNFVSNWAYSRYSDMIQDVKQVQGELEGGFLSRQAELEKAALTLYKDSPGLARDYLTRYSVSQGDMVTARWRKLGESLMVKYLDGNVRDAQGNVTHPDYPEGWRRRIAAEDDGILRVPKEPQKVAQ